The following are encoded in a window of Numida meleagris isolate 19003 breed g44 Domestic line chromosome 11, NumMel1.0, whole genome shotgun sequence genomic DNA:
- the ATG7 gene encoding ubiquitin-like modifier-activating enzyme ATG7 isoform X1, with the protein MAAVSNESHHPVDPGSSKLQFAPFSSALNVGFWHELTQKKLNEYRLDETPKVIKGYYYNGDPSGFPARLTLEFSAFDMNASIPARCCPAFGTLYNTNTFETFKSCDKKSLLEKEANEIWESIKSGAALENPMLLNRFLLLTFADLKKYHFYYWFCYPALCFPDGIHIIQKPVCLGDRFSLNQIQALQKAYDELCQTEGVTAFPYFLIKYHDNSVVVSPLKKWDGFFQDQEGKVTVGVYDPCNLSQYPGWPLRNFLILASHKWGNILQSIEVLCFRDRTMQGVRDITHSIIFEIKLPQGAFGPDCPKAVGWEKNQKGGMGPRMVNLSECMDPKRLAESSVDLNLKLMCWRLVPTLDLEKIVSAKCLLLGAGTLGCSVARTLMGWGVRKITFVDNARISYSNPVRQPLYEFEDCLSGGKPKAIAAAERLQKIFPGVNSEGYNMSIPMPGHPVNFSEVTMAQARKDVATLEELIDAHDVVFLLMDTRESRWLPAVIAASKRKLVINAALGFDTFVVMRHGLKKPKQQESSNACFNSAPGPSDLLGSSLFSNIPGYKLGCYFCNDVVAPGDSTRDRTLDQQCTVSRPGLAMIAGALAVELMVSVLQHPEGGYAVASSSDDRMNEPPTSLGLVPHQIRGFLSRFDNVLPVSLAFDKCTACSHKVLDQYEREGFNFLAKVFNSSHSFLEDLTGLTLLHQETQAAEIWDMSDDETV; encoded by the exons ATGGCAGCAGTCAGTAATGAGTCCCACCATCCTGTAGATCCTGGAAGTTCAAAGCTGCAGTTTGCTCCCTTCAGTAGTGCCTTGAACGTAGGATTCTGGCATGAGCTAACCCAGAAGAAGCTCAATGAGTACCGATTAGATGAGACTCCAAAAGTTATCAAAGGATATTACTACAATG GCGATCCATCAGGTTTCCCAGCTCGTTTGACGTTGGAATTTAGTGCCTTTGATAT gAATGCTTCAATACCAGCACGTTGCTGTCCTGCTTTTGGAACATTGTATAATACCAACACTTTTGAGACTTTCAAGTCCTGTGATAAGAAATCActtttggaaaaagaagcaaatgag ATATGGGAATCAATAAAATCTGGAGCTGCACTTGAAAACCCTATGCTCTTGAACAGGTTCCTGCTATTGACATTCGCA gattTGAAAAAGTATCACTTCTATTACTGGTTTTGCTaccctgctctctgcttccctgATGGAATACATATAATTCAGAAACCAGTGTGTCTTGGTGACAGGTTCTCTTTAAATCAG ATTCaagcacttcagaaagcatATGATGAGCTTTGCCAGACGGAAGGGGTCACAgcctttccttattttttaatcaagtaTCATGACAATTCTGTGGTTGTATCTCCACTCAAAAAGTGGGATGGTTTCTTTCAAGACCAAGAGGGAAAG GTGACAGTTGGAGTTTATGATCCGTGTAATTTATCTCAGTATCCAGGATGGCCACTGCGAAATTTCCTGATCTTGGCATCACATAAATG GGGCAATATTCTCCAATCAATTGAAGTGCTCTGCTTCAGAGACAGGACCATGCAAGGGGTGAGAGACATAACACACAGCattatctttgaaataaaacttccaCAAGGAGCATTTGGCCCAG ATTGTCCAAAAGCTGTTGGATGGGAGAAAAACCAGAAGGGAGGCATGGGTCCAAGGATGGTCAATCTCAGTGAGTGTATGGATCCAAAAAG GTTAGCAGAATCATCAGTGGATCTTAATTTGAAATTGATGTGCTGGCGGTTGGTCCCTACTCTTGATTTGGAAAAAATTGTGTCTGCCAAATGTCTGCTGCTAGGAGCTGGTACTCTGGGTTGTAGTGTTGCAAGGACTTTGATG GGCTGGGGAGTCAGGAAGATTACATTTGTTGACAATGCAAGGATTTCATACTCCAACCCAGTACGACAGCCACTGTATGAATTTGAAGACTGTCTTAGTGGTGGGAAGCCTAAGGCaattgcagcagcagagagactTCAGAAAATCTTCCCAGGAGTG AATTCAGAAGGCTATAACATGAGCATCCCTATGCCAGGCCATCCAGTGAATTTTTCAGAAGTAACGATGGCACAAGCTCGGAAGGATGTGGCTACACTTGAAGAGCTTATCGATGCTCACGATGTTGTTTTCCTACTAATGGACACTAGAGAGAGTCGATGGCTTCCTGCTGTTATTGCAGCCAGCAAGAGGAAG CTGGTCATCAATGCTGCCCTGGGGTTTGACACGTTTGTTGTTATGAGACATGGATTAAAGAAACCCAAACAGCAGGAATCCAGCAATGCGTGTTTCAACAGTGCCCCTGGTCCTTCTGACCTTTTGGGTTCATCGCTCTTTTCAAATATCCCTGGCTACAAACTGGGTTGCTATTTCTGCAATGATGTCGTGGCACCAGGGGAT TCTACCAGGGATCGGACATTGGATCAGCAGTGTACAGTCAGTCGTCCTGGATTAGCCATGATAGCTGGAGCTCTTGCAGTGGAATTAATGGTTTCTGTTTTACAGCATCCGGAAGG TGGTTATGCTGTGGCCAGCAGTAGTGATGATAGAATGAATGAGCCACCTACTTCTCTTGGACTTGTTCCTCATCAG ATCCGTGGCTTTTTATCAAGATTTGATAATGTTCTTCCAGTCAGTTTGGCATTTGATAAGTGCACAGCCTGTTCCCACAAA